The proteins below are encoded in one region of Oligoflexus sp.:
- a CDS encoding LTA synthase family protein, with translation MQTLRRLFFQTLVLLGLYQSIRFLFWIVNHSQFQNTEWNTLALAFAQGARFDLAAIVLTNAILFLLYLVPLPEKWRRWQEKTVAWGFGLINGWFLAVNIVDVEYYRFAGKRFTRDSFAIGQDLAAQTGQIAVYYWYYTLLILAITGGLVWFSLKNLRRSGRDSKLSLILGTIALLALSALGGRGGWQHKPLIPAQAYAGETGQLGILILNSSFTLLKSSDEAFIKPMNFMPDPEARALVSSRNQGPVTALPHPPKNVVLVILESFGKEYVFPPEGHKSYAPFLQSLAEKGTSFPNAYANGRRSIDALPAILAGVPAWMESAFITSPYQTNRVQGYPAILRQHGFRTRFFHGGENGTMFFDVMADRFGFQDYIGEKEYPDHKDHDGKWGIFDEPFLQYAAKRLSDDDQPFFAGIFTLSSHHPYTIPPQHRERFPKGKLEIHESIGYADFALQKFYEAAQKEPWFPDTLFIFTADHTQKSEFPEYETTNGRYRVPLIFIMNDRPLPFANIERPVQHMDIMPTVLDALNVQAPAFSRFGSSLLQTVTRPGVVLRDAPRFVLVGENQFLSWNPETDEKASYDWPSDVLLKTKQSFTQEMGQDLLYLQAELQCFNNGMVQNSLVW, from the coding sequence TTGCAAACTTTACGCCGTCTCTTTTTTCAGACTTTGGTGCTGCTCGGTCTTTACCAATCCATCCGTTTTCTGTTCTGGATCGTCAATCACAGTCAGTTTCAAAATACCGAATGGAACACGCTGGCGCTTGCCTTTGCCCAGGGGGCCCGCTTCGATTTGGCCGCGATTGTCCTCACCAACGCCATTCTCTTTTTGCTGTATCTCGTACCGCTGCCCGAAAAATGGCGGCGCTGGCAGGAAAAAACCGTGGCCTGGGGCTTCGGCCTGATCAACGGCTGGTTTTTGGCCGTGAACATCGTCGATGTCGAATACTATCGTTTTGCCGGAAAACGCTTCACGCGCGATTCCTTCGCCATCGGCCAGGATCTGGCGGCGCAGACCGGGCAGATCGCCGTTTATTACTGGTATTATACGCTTCTGATCCTGGCCATCACAGGCGGGCTCGTCTGGTTCTCCTTGAAAAATTTACGCCGCAGCGGCCGTGATTCCAAACTGTCTTTGATACTCGGCACGATCGCGCTTTTGGCCCTTAGCGCTCTTGGAGGCCGCGGGGGATGGCAGCATAAGCCCCTGATACCCGCCCAGGCCTATGCGGGCGAAACGGGGCAGCTCGGGATTCTTATTCTCAACAGCTCCTTCACCCTTCTTAAATCCTCGGATGAAGCGTTTATCAAGCCCATGAACTTCATGCCGGATCCCGAGGCGCGGGCGCTGGTGAGCAGCCGGAATCAAGGGCCGGTCACCGCCCTTCCCCATCCGCCTAAAAATGTGGTGCTCGTCATCCTCGAAAGCTTCGGCAAGGAATATGTATTTCCCCCTGAAGGTCATAAGAGCTATGCCCCTTTCCTGCAGAGTCTGGCAGAAAAAGGCACGTCCTTTCCCAATGCCTATGCCAACGGCCGTCGCTCCATTGATGCCTTACCGGCAATTCTTGCGGGCGTTCCCGCCTGGATGGAATCGGCCTTTATCACCTCCCCCTATCAAACCAACCGCGTCCAGGGTTATCCTGCCATCCTTCGACAGCACGGCTTTCGCACCCGTTTTTTCCATGGCGGGGAAAACGGCACCATGTTCTTCGACGTGATGGCCGATCGCTTTGGCTTTCAGGACTACATCGGCGAAAAGGAATACCCTGATCACAAGGATCACGACGGCAAGTGGGGCATCTTTGATGAACCCTTCCTGCAGTATGCCGCCAAACGCCTGAGTGATGACGATCAACCGTTTTTTGCCGGAATTTTTACTCTGAGTTCCCACCATCCCTATACGATACCGCCTCAGCACAGGGAGCGTTTTCCCAAGGGCAAACTCGAAATTCATGAGAGCATCGGTTACGCCGACTTTGCTTTACAAAAATTTTACGAGGCTGCGCAGAAGGAACCCTGGTTCCCGGATACGCTGTTTATTTTCACGGCAGATCACACGCAGAAAAGCGAGTTTCCCGAGTATGAAACCACCAATGGACGCTATCGCGTGCCGCTGATTTTCATCATGAACGATCGGCCTTTGCCCTTCGCCAACATCGAACGCCCGGTGCAGCACATGGATATCATGCCGACTGTATTGGATGCTCTGAACGTGCAGGCGCCCGCCTTCAGCCGCTTTGGCAGCAGCCTCCTGCAGACCGTGACGCGCCCGGGTGTGGTGCTGCGGGATGCGCCGCGTTTCGTTTTGGTGGGCGAGAATCAGTTCCTCAGCTGGAATCCTGAAACCGATGAAAAAGCCAGCTACGACTGGCCGTCCGATGTTCTTTTAAAAACCAAACAGTCGTTCACTCAAGAAATGGGTCAGGATTTGCTTTATCTGCAGGCCGAGTTGCAGTGTTTTAACAATGGGATGGTGCAAAACTCGCTGGTCTGGTAA
- a CDS encoding alpha/beta hydrolase — protein sequence MLKFFEGNTLIQNVSNWSSAALEQARALDIDWTDWSKIRSSLQDSTFEAKVKAGESMYHACIKAARRVIGAEVREVELEDGVVHYWKTNKPNRETVLFFHGFADSKDGVYSLAIHLFNEFNVMAIDLPGFGQSFSDPQFAYDTHAYGRWLDEFVTKSGMGPVHVVGNSLGGAMALKLALVRPDVVKSVTLLNAAGLIDPEHESLYDEIMRGENIFQVKTLEQFEKFWAKVFHRQPFLPPFGKEFLFHRFRQNHDWYGELVQRNFGGYTDKNDPEYFELFMNKNLDRIEKPALIIWGERDQLFPVAYGAQGHKLMKGSRFVVLKDVGHAPQVEAPRLVARHLKSFIRELPKAESSNS from the coding sequence ATGTTGAAATTCTTTGAAGGCAATACCCTCATCCAGAATGTTTCCAACTGGAGCTCCGCGGCGCTGGAACAGGCCCGGGCCCTCGATATCGATTGGACGGATTGGAGCAAAATCAGGAGCAGCCTGCAGGATTCGACCTTCGAAGCCAAGGTCAAGGCCGGTGAATCCATGTATCACGCCTGCATCAAAGCCGCACGCCGGGTCATCGGCGCCGAGGTCCGCGAAGTCGAACTCGAAGACGGCGTCGTGCACTACTGGAAGACGAATAAACCCAATCGCGAGACTGTGCTTTTCTTTCACGGTTTCGCCGACAGCAAGGATGGTGTGTACTCCCTCGCCATCCATCTCTTTAATGAATTTAATGTCATGGCGATTGACCTGCCGGGATTCGGCCAGAGCTTCTCGGACCCTCAATTCGCCTATGATACGCACGCCTATGGTCGCTGGCTGGATGAATTCGTCACCAAAAGCGGCATGGGTCCTGTGCATGTGGTCGGCAATTCCCTGGGCGGCGCCATGGCTTTGAAGCTGGCTCTGGTACGTCCCGACGTTGTGAAGTCGGTGACGCTCCTGAATGCCGCCGGCCTTATAGATCCCGAGCATGAATCGCTCTATGATGAGATCATGCGCGGTGAAAATATTTTCCAGGTCAAGACGCTCGAGCAATTCGAGAAGTTCTGGGCCAAGGTTTTCCATCGGCAGCCTTTTCTACCGCCATTCGGCAAGGAATTCCTCTTCCATCGCTTCCGGCAGAACCATGACTGGTATGGCGAGCTGGTGCAAAGAAACTTTGGTGGCTATACCGATAAAAACGATCCCGAGTATTTCGAACTCTTTATGAACAAGAATCTGGATCGCATTGAAAAGCCGGCTCTCATCATCTGGGGTGAACGCGATCAGCTCTTCCCCGTCGCCTATGGCGCCCAGGGTCATAAGCTGATGAAGGGATCCCGTTTCGTGGTGCTGAAGGATGTCGGGCACGCGCCGCAGGTGGAAGCGCCGCGGCTGGTCGCGCGTCATCTGAAAAGCTTTATCCGCGAGCTGCCCAAAGCCGAGTCCAGTAACTCCTGA
- a CDS encoding TlpA disulfide reductase family protein, producing MLKMNRRTFKSLLSNVALFLVILVAVEYWQSRNMTRGALPDNLRNASLPVLTGGTKSLWNPEKLTVVYVFAPWCGVCRASGSNIDRLPGSFHKAALALSWAQPSELESFVKDTGLKVPVLMGRESEEEALRIGSYPSYLILDTEGRIVKAWSGYTTTPGLWFRSYWTRLWAARG from the coding sequence ATGCTGAAAATGAATCGCAGGACGTTCAAAAGCCTTTTGAGCAATGTCGCACTTTTCCTGGTCATCCTCGTAGCCGTCGAGTACTGGCAATCACGGAATATGACCCGCGGAGCCTTGCCTGATAACCTGCGCAACGCCTCCCTTCCCGTCCTGACAGGTGGGACCAAAAGCCTTTGGAATCCCGAGAAATTGACTGTCGTTTATGTGTTCGCCCCCTGGTGCGGCGTGTGCCGGGCGAGCGGCAGCAATATAGATAGACTGCCAGGCAGCTTTCATAAAGCCGCCTTGGCCTTGAGCTGGGCGCAGCCGTCGGAATTGGAAAGCTTCGTCAAGGATACCGGACTGAAGGTGCCGGTTTTGATGGGGCGTGAGAGCGAGGAAGAGGCGCTCCGCATAGGATCCTATCCTTCCTATTTGATCCTGGATACCGAGGGGCGCATCGTCAAGGCCTGGAGTGGCTATACCACCACCCCCGGCCTGTGGTTCAGGAGTTACTGGACTCGGCTTTGGGCAGCTCGCGGATAA
- a CDS encoding serine/threonine-protein kinase, with protein sequence MLQGMLGPYQLIEPVGEGSLGRVYKALDTRQQKLVAVKVLHDRLRQDPLFTGVFHRELMMQQRVSHPHLVRYLDGCYEPPVFYMVTQWIDGWTLRQIIKHFGRLPPLVSLCIAWQFAQGLDGLHLHDLVHADLSASNIMIERSGRVFLADFSLVLDSALDSYKNMIIGTPGYYSPEHLSAESVVAASDIYVMGLLIFEMVEGRKIIPVMDAKTKRPEIIQAMRNLRLGPMKCTHEALRQGLSQILEPMLEPMLVRRVNSIEKVASSFKHLLLKFGIQDPYGAVRQFLKDGQFQTTDSQKHRDQDIYQGYKPYSIEDIQLLAKGS encoded by the coding sequence ATGTTGCAAGGAATGTTAGGGCCTTATCAGCTGATTGAACCGGTGGGCGAAGGTTCGCTCGGACGGGTTTACAAGGCCCTGGACACGCGGCAGCAGAAGCTTGTGGCCGTGAAGGTCCTGCACGATCGTCTGCGGCAGGATCCGCTCTTCACCGGCGTCTTTCACCGCGAGCTGATGATGCAGCAGCGCGTGTCCCATCCGCATCTCGTTCGTTATCTGGACGGCTGCTATGAACCTCCGGTTTTTTATATGGTCACGCAGTGGATTGATGGCTGGACTCTGCGGCAGATCATCAAGCACTTCGGGCGACTGCCGCCGCTGGTGAGCCTTTGCATCGCCTGGCAGTTCGCGCAGGGGCTGGATGGCCTTCACCTTCATGATCTGGTGCATGCGGACCTTTCCGCCTCGAACATCATGATCGAACGCAGTGGTCGCGTGTTCCTTGCTGACTTCAGCCTCGTCCTCGATTCCGCCCTGGATTCCTATAAAAACATGATCATCGGGACACCCGGATATTATTCGCCCGAGCATCTGAGCGCCGAATCGGTTGTGGCCGCTTCCGATATCTATGTGATGGGACTTTTGATTTTTGAAATGGTGGAAGGACGAAAGATAATTCCGGTAATGGATGCCAAGACCAAAAGACCCGAAATCATCCAGGCCATGCGCAATCTGCGGCTCGGACCCATGAAATGCACCCACGAGGCTTTGCGTCAGGGTTTGAGTCAGATTCTGGAGCCGATGCTGGAGCCCATGCTGGTACGCCGGGTGAACAGCATTGAAAAAGTTGCGAGCTCTTTCAAGCATCTTCTTCTAAAATTTGGTATTCAGGATCCCTACGGGGCTGTGCGGCAGTTTTTAAAAGACGGGCAGTTCCAAACCACAGACAGCCAGAAACACCGGGATCAGGATATCTATCAGGGCTATAAGCCTTATTCCATCGAGGATATCCAGCTCCTGGCCAAAGGAAGTTGA